The DNA window AGCGTTTCTCCCAATTTAAGCTCAATATTGCTTTCCTGGCTAATATATCCGTCTTTACTGACAGCTATCCGATATGTACCGGGAGTCAAATCAATGGTTCCTGGTGAATATATATTATTATTAATATTTAATACGGCATCCGATGGTGTTATACCCAGCACAAGCGTACCAATATTTTCTATTAATCCATACGAATATTCTACAGTCTTTCCCAATTCAACATCAATGATATCTTCATAATTTATATAACCCTCTCTGCTTATTGTTACTTGATAATCTCCCGGTATTAATTCTATTCTTCCCGGGGAATATCTTTTGCCGTTCAACATCAGATAAGAATCTCCTGGCGTCACATCAAAGATAACATATCCGGCATTTTTTTGAAGGTTATAACTAAAATCATTTGTTTGTCCTTCTACCACTAATATTGAATCTGATATATTTAAGTATCCGCCCATATTTAATTTTATTGAATATTTACCGGGAAATAGCCATAGAGGCAATTCTGTTTTACCCCTTTCGGCATTATTGATAAAAACAGTAGCCCCTTCCGGTTTTGTACTGATTTGTACGGGGACAATTTCAATTTTTTCCAGATTAATATTGTTAAAGAATACATTATCGGAAGTAACATTAATCAATGACTGATAATTTTTATACTCTTCTTTCTTAACAAGCAGATTATGTTCGCCAATTTTGAGGGTGAATGTTTTTCCGGTACCCAGCAGTTGCCCATCCACCCATTTTTCCGCATCTTCCGGTTTGCTTAAGATAGTGACGGGAACTGTTTTAATATTTAATTCCTTTGATGATACTTCTAATTCGTATGTATAAAGCGATTCAATTACTCCCGCACCTGTCAATGTTGCTGTATATGGTAAAAAACCATCTGCCATCAATTTAAGCGTTCTCTCTCCCGGTGATACATATACCCAGTATTCGCCCTTCTGATATAAAATCGGGACATGTGGGATACCCAAATTTGAATCAAACTGAATATGCTCTCTGATATCCGTTTTTACCTTAATCAATGCGCAGGCATCATTATTAATATCTTTTTTCTCATATCTTCTTGCTGAGAGGTCATTTTCCAATCTTACAAAGGACTTTATAACAAATTCATCAGCAAAAAGTATAGAAAAAAATAATAATATTAATAAGTAATAATATTTTTTCTCATTTGGCATTTTGTACCCTTTTTATTTATGCCTGTGTTCCTGCTGCCTGAATTGTTCAAATATGTGTTCCTCTTGCTGCTTCATTTTCATGAATGCTTCCTCTTCCGCTTTCCGGGCTTCTTTAAAAAACTGTTCCATATATACGGAGTCATAAAAATCGGGTTTCCCCAGCTCCTGTCCAAAAATAATTTGTTCTTTTTCGGGTAATATTTCATATTTTTCTTTGCGGCCAATAGTTTCCTCCGCTTTACCCTGATTTTTATTGGCAATGATTGGTATTATCTCAGGAGCATATAAAACAACATTAACCATATTCCCGGGTCGGCTTTCTTCATCGCCCCTAAAAGCGGTGACAAGATAGTAATAGGTGGCATTTTCCCGTTCGGCAATGGCAATGTCTGAAAAATACTCAGTTTCACTTTTTGCTATTCTCCGATAATTATCTTTATTATCCTTCCAACGATAAATATAATATCCTTCGGCGTTTTCAACCCTATCCCATGATAAACGAGGAATATTATTGTAAACGGTACACTTTACATTGACAGGTACTCCGATATCCTCCCTGGACGCCCATCCGCAGGCAATTTCACTATAAACGCCGAGAACATCTCCTTTTTTAGCACGAACCGCATAAAGATATTTAACATTATTTAATACCGAAAGATCATTGTATGAATTTATTTCAGTGCTGTCAATTAACTCCATTGCTTCATTTTTTGAGTTTGAGCGGTAAATAAGATATTCCATTGACCCGCTTACCTTATCCCAGGATATTGATACCGCGTTTGTTTGATTGCCTTCTCCGGCCTGCAAATTTTCCGGCGCCGGCAAATCATCATAATTTTTTTCACTTACCTCGTCATAGAGCACATAGGCTTCTATTATCAAATCGTCCACCAATTCGTAAGCAATACGGCAATAACCCTGCTCTCCCCAGGATTTACCCCAGGAATTGATTAACTTCAATGTTTTTTTATTGTCATCATATCCTACAATACACATGCCATGTCCACCGGTTCTTTCACCTTCAATATTATTATAAATATTATCCTTTAGTTGTTTAAAATTTTCATATACTTTCATCGCCGCGATTACAGGCTGACCTGCAGCCAGTGAAGATTTTATTGACATTAAAAGACCGGCGCCATTATTTAATCTTTTATAATTGTTTATTTTATATAAAGAAGCTTCATGGTATGCTTCTTCATCAGGCTTTTTTAAATAATCGTTCGTATATGGCATTGTTTTATATGTAGCAACCCCAAAATCTTCCATTATTTGAAAAACATCGGGCAAAGTAGATCCCCTATTTTCACCTTTATTGACAATATTATATAAAAAAGAAGGAGAAAACTGATTTTGTGGCAGTCTGGGATCAAAGTCATGTTCTTTTGCTTCCTGGTAAGTTTTACACGCATAACCGGCAGCCCAGGCCGCACAACTTCCAAGTTTTCCCTGATATCCCGGTTCGGGCATTCCCGTAGAAAGATCAATTCCGGAAGGGAGCTTGAAGTCTTTTTCAAAAAGTTCGTTTGCGGAAGGATTTTTATTGACAATGGATTTATAAAGCTGTTCCGGAGTTTGAATATACCCGCTTTGTGCATAAGAAAATGCCGTAAGAACAATTGTAAGAAATAATATTTTTTTACACATTCTCACTTCTCCATTTAGACTGATTAGTTAAATATACTGGTATCCCTTCTTAGCCCATGCGTTTAAATCAGAATATAAAGTCCTCTAAGCCAATGATACGTCCATCTTTACTCTTTTCCGGCTGCCAGGAACGTACGTATATTTTTGGTTCTTGCGGCCTGTTCAAATCGAACATTAAGAAAAGATAGCCGAAATCCGCATAACTTGTACTGTAATAATTCTGTGCAATTTGAATGCCATATACAAAATCATCATGTCTGTTGACCTTCTTGACGTCGGTTTCCTCAAAGTGAATATTAATTGCTTCATTGCTGTTAAATATGCGCCTGAGCCTGGTAATAAAATCAGATTTATTCATTTTAATATATACTACACTGTCGTTTGATAATTTGGAAGCATATATTTTATCAATATTTTCCGCAGTTTCTATTTTTTGTCCGATTATAATCAAGGCCTTATCTGAAAATATTTTTTCGATATAATCAATGTTTTCCAAACAATAGGCGGTTTTATAAGATTCCATAAAATGAACAATCTGCTGTTTTTGCATAAGCGTCCCAAATCCTTCATCTTTGTTCATTATGTCTTCTATTGTTCTTTGGCTTAATGCAAAATTAATTCCGTCAATTTTCCCTTCTTTATTTAAAATAAAGACAACCTCCTCGATAAATTCACGATTATTGTTTGGAAACATGAATTTAAATGGAATTGATCTGACCAAGTACTGATCATTCAGTTTTGATAATTTTAGTTGTATTTCACCGGTTCGTATCATTTCCGCCCTGCCGTAACGCATTAATTTTTCGATCATTGCTTTACCGGTTTCGGTAAATTCATTTTCTACCGGCTTAAGGTTCCCTTTGTCATAAGCATCAATAAAGGACAGGACGGTATTGACAAACAGTTCTTCCTTCTCCGCCGTCAACCGTTTCGGAGTCCCTGTGTCTTCTTCAGCAAAATCACCAACAATGACGGTGTTTACTTTTTCCTTTTTTGGGGTACGGCTGATAAACAATGATGACGCCACTTTCTGAGCTTCGGGAAAATAAGGCGGATATGTATTTTCAATTACGGAGTTTACTGCTATGTATGTTTTTGCTTTTTCCTGATACATATATTCAATACGGAGTTTTACCTCTTTCATGTCACGAGCTGCAGGGCCGTAGTATTCTACGATGCCTTTGCCGCTGTTAACAGAAATCAGCTTTGGCATCCAATTGTCACCCGTCCAATAAACATAGTCCAAATTGGCAATCGTTTCTTTACCATACTTAAATTCAAGCAACATAACCTTACGCTTTTCGTCCTGAATATATTCGGCTGATTTGATACTTACATTCACAGAATCAAGTATATTTTCTATTCTTTGCGGCAGGCAAGCAAACAATAAACCATTCATTCCGGCCTCGTCTCCGCGCATTGCATTCATGTCCGGGTGGCTTTTTAATAAACACAGAGACCAGTAATAATACTTTAGCGCATCTCCGATACGGTAATCCTGGCACGCCTTATTGCCGGAACGAATAAATTCCATAATCCAGTATTCCCGTTCTTTAAAAATATTTTTTATCTGATCTTTGTTCATATACCGCAGCACACGGAATCGTCCGTTTTGCTCTTCCTGCTTCATTTTTGCTTCATTCAGCATAACATTTGAATAGGTATTGACAACTTTTTCCGTATATTCTTCAATATTACCGCCGGTTTCTTCAATGATATTTAAAAAACTGCTCTCAACCTGTACGGAGATTTGTGATATCAGATGCGACAGCGCTTGCTTATCGGCGAGATTTGGATTTGTACTGCTTCCCTCTCCCCATAAATATTTGCTGTCTTTTTTTATCTGGTCAATCGTCTGAGCAGCTGTAATAGTAAAACACGATAATATAATCAATATTACAAGGTTCTTTTTCTGGAACATTGAATCCTCCGTATTTTTTATCTAACGAACAATACGGCCGATATCACGAATTCGGCCTTTTTCGATATTCATAACCAACCACATTGCGCCGGTTCCCCGGGGGACCGTGTATTGTTTTTCCAATCGATTGTTTGCATAAACAGTTACCCTGGCGGAAGACTGCATAAAGGTATCGCGGTTTTTGTCTTCTTTTCGCGAGTAATTATGAACATATATTTGATAATCGGCATTTTTATCGATCTTACAGATGGTAATGGTTTCGGGACCGTATCCGTATCTGCTGTCGCGGTCCAGCCTGATACTTTTATCTGAAAGCATGCGTTTATGACGGTAGGAAATATGCTGAGCATCGTTTTTAATCAAATGCAAATCCAGGTCCGCCGGTGCTTTACCCCATTCAAGTACAATTCTCATTGATTCCAGAGGCATGACCGGTGAAAGGGCAAACACATTGGAATTCCCGAATACGCTGCCGGCCTGTATTTCAATTCTGCTTTGATTTGTAATATAATTATCTTTACTGATCTTCAGTTTATAGTGTCCGTCAGATATTGGTTTTAACATAGTTTTACCTTGTTTGTCGGTAAAAATAGCGCCGACATCTTCAATCTCGATTCTTGCTCCTGCTACACCTTTCCCATTTAATGCATCTACAACAAAAACGGCTATCGAATCGCTGTCAAGTTGATAAAACGAGGTCTGCATCCTTTTTTTAAAATCGCTTTCATCAGCATAAAGAAAGACAAGCAGGAAAAATGTAAAAACAAGGGCCAGCTTTTTTATTGCAATATTTGGTTTATACATGGTATCCTCACTTTTTTTGTGCTGTGCGTATGTTGCTTTTATTTATTTTGCTTAATACATATACCATATTTTGATCCATATCATGATAACGTTCGATAATGGAAATGTTCTTCAATTCGTAATGGCCGTGAATGACCTGTGAGCGCAAATATATATCCGTATCGTATTCTTTAAAGAGATACTTGGTCCCCGTAAACCTGGTTGAGTAAAACATTAACATACTATAGATACTTCTTTCTTCCGCGGTTTTCCAGGCATCGACATCATTCCCAGCGGAAGTATAAGCGCCGACGCCAAATATATAATTACCGCTTTCATAAGCGTTCTTATCAGCCCAATCGGGAATTGGCAAAGCTTCAACGGAAAGCACTGCGGAACTTAATTCAGTATCGGAAAAACCGTAGGCACGAATTATGTCCATCGTCAACGTGTTTAAAATGTAAGTATCCAGACATATTAAACTATCCCGGACAAGTTCAAATCTGGATTTGTCGTAATAATAATAATAATCCGACGATCGCTTTTCGGTTTCGGAATAAAAATAAAGGTCGCCCATCATCATTGAATGCTCAAAGACACAAAAATTTGCCGCAGCGTCATCCTTTGCAGAGGAGCCGCGGTAATTATATCCCACGACAATATCAGGATATTTGTCGGGATATAAGAACCATTCCGGATATTTCCTGGCCCAAAGACCTGAAATAAACAATAAACTTAAAATAAAGCTTATCGTAATAAGTTTTTTATTACATATAAGTATAAAGGAAGGCCGCCATGGGCGGCCTTCCACTTTTACCCGACTCATTCCCCGTAGTCTTGTGACGATTCGTATTCCTGGATTTCTTTTTCCAGTTCATTAAATGCTTCGCTGGCTCTCCAGCGTTCATAGAGCTTGCGATTTTTAAGCTCATCATCGACACTTTTAATAATAATATCAGGATTTAATGCCATAACTGCATGAAATTCATATTTGCCGTCTTTCCGCTGTGTCTGGTAGGTTTTTTCCATTGTGGCACCACTGTACTCGGCACGTGTAAGTATCTTTGTCGCCTGTGAAAAGAACTCGTTGATTTCGGCGTCTTCCGTACCCACTTCCTCAATAAATCGTTTTTTCAGACCTTCAACCCGTACTTCCATCGCTTCACCGATCAGCCGCTGACCATCGGCAATTGCCTTGTCGCGGGCCAGATCATAGCGGTCGCTTTCTCCGTAACCGACAACGGCAAATGCACCGTTATCCTTTAATTTGTTTGCGTAACTGTACAATTCATCTACCGGTTTGGGTTCCCTGACTGTTCCGCTGGTACCGGCGCATCCAACCAGCAATACAACAGCAAGCAGAAGTGACAAGAACACTGTTAGCTTTTTCATACGACTCTCCTTTTTAGTGTTTATTCGTATCAAAATAACCATTTTCAGCAACGATTATTCCGTGCCATTCTATAACACATTTATAAATAAACAAATGATTCTGAATATGTATATCCCGAAACAGGACAATTACCGTTTATTACATTAAAACGGCTAACAAAGAATTCCATACATTTCCTATCCTAAACTAAAATAATCTATAGAATATATTTCTTATAAACAATCATTTTTTCGAATAAGGATAGAACAAAATAGGCTTTATATTTCTTATGCCGCACGTAAGCTAATATTGAAATGACACATACATCTTACATAAAGAAAATATAAAACAGCATTTTAAGTTTATGAGATACGCATTGTCATCTTTTTTTTCTTAAATTTTCTGCCCGCCTGCTCCGCCGCTGCGTATCCGCTTCGCCTGGATACGGCTGCGGCTTCCCCCTTCGCTCTGCGAGCTTCGGCGGACAAGTCGGCGGGCAAAGCCGTAAAAAGGTAAAAAACTAAAAATCCTAAACCTAATCCCCATTCCTGGCAAGGCGAAACCCCAGATTGCTGCCGCTGCTCGACGGGGGGGGGCTGCTGCGATTGGCAGCACGGCAGCTGTTGGCGTCGTAGCGCCAGCTACCGCCCCG is part of the bacterium genome and encodes:
- a CDS encoding SUMF1/EgtB/PvdO family nonheme iron enzyme; this encodes MSGNVWEWCWDWYGSYSSSSQTNPTGPTTGSLRVRRGGSWRYDANSCRAANRSSPPPSSSGSNLGFRLARNGD
- a CDS encoding LPP20 family lipoprotein, whose translation is MFQKKNLVILIILSCFTITAAQTIDQIKKDSKYLWGEGSSTNPNLADKQALSHLISQISVQVESSFLNIIEETGGNIEEYTEKVVNTYSNVMLNEAKMKQEEQNGRFRVLRYMNKDQIKNIFKEREYWIMEFIRSGNKACQDYRIGDALKYYYWSLCLLKSHPDMNAMRGDEAGMNGLLFACLPQRIENILDSVNVSIKSAEYIQDEKRKVMLLEFKYGKETIANLDYVYWTGDNWMPKLISVNSGKGIVEYYGPAARDMKEVKLRIEYMYQEKAKTYIAVNSVIENTYPPYFPEAQKVASSLFISRTPKKEKVNTVIVGDFAEEDTGTPKRLTAEKEELFVNTVLSFIDAYDKGNLKPVENEFTETGKAMIEKLMRYGRAEMIRTGEIQLKLSKLNDQYLVRSIPFKFMFPNNNREFIEEVVFILNKEGKIDGINFALSQRTIEDIMNKDEGFGTLMQKQQIVHFMESYKTAYCLENIDYIEKIFSDKALIIIGQKIETAENIDKIYASKLSNDSVVYIKMNKSDFITRLRRIFNSNEAINIHFEETDVKKVNRHDDFVYGIQIAQNYYSTSYADFGYLFLMFDLNRPQEPKIYVRSWQPEKSKDGRIIGLEDFIF
- a CDS encoding PEGA domain-containing protein; protein product: MPNEKKYYYLLILLFFSILFADEFVIKSFVRLENDLSARRYEKKDINNDACALIKVKTDIREHIQFDSNLGIPHVPILYQKGEYWVYVSPGERTLKLMADGFLPYTATLTGAGVIESLYTYELEVSSKELNIKTVPVTILSKPEDAEKWVDGQLLGTGKTFTLKIGEHNLLVKKEEYKNYQSLINVTSDNVFFNNINLEKIEIVPVQISTKPEGATVFINNAERGKTELPLWLFPGKYSIKLNMGGYLNISDSILVVEGQTNDFSYNLQKNAGYVIFDVTPGDSYLMLNGKRYSPGRIELIPGDYQVTISREGYINYEDIIDVELGKTVEYSYGLIENIGTLVLGITPSDAVLNINNNIYSPGTIDLTPGTYRIAVSKDGYISQESNIELKLGETLARSFELIQNIGTLVLDVFPSQANILINNISYDKKTIDLVPGSYKILLELEGWHSYEEIVTLKLGETLYKSYALRQKTGSLQFEILPFSTKIQMFDNTGKLYKTWEGMHYEKNIPASNYKLICKHEGYKTEERRITINDNENYILSINMIKDTINSSSSHGIEEILINGGNYIVNGNTVKIDDYYISIYEMTQDIFIDIMHNNPSFFIGENRPVERVSLLEVVEFCNSLSEHRGLDKVYIINGDSGNERNIIADYSKNGYRLPTVLEWEYAAKSGGRDDRPWSGTNKKEMLEYYARFYFNSHNMTHPVGSRKPNDLGIFDMSGNVSEMCCDSLSVPFDIFNIKTSIIVKNMGGNWSSTANQCLSDYALDSYLIFKNNKTGFRITRNK